In Campylobacter showae, the genomic stretch ACAATTTTTCTTAAATTTGGATTTTCTAAAATTTAACCTCAAAACCGTTTGCGGCGTATTTTGTGAAATCAAATTTCATCGCGGCAAATTTAACCACTGCCAAATAAACCAAAATTCGTCAAATTTAATCGTAAAATTTGATCACCAAACTCCCATTCTTGCTTGCTTAATCAAATTTAAACCCGTTTTGGCTATAATCGCGCCCTAATTTATAAAAAAGGAAAAAAATGTTCGATTGGATTTTTTCGCCCGAGGCGTGGCTGTCGCTCGTGACGCTAACTGGGCTTGAGATCGTGCTTGGTATCGATAACATCATATTTATCGCGATCCTAGTCGGCAAGCTCCCGCCCGAGCAGCGCGACAAAGGCCGTATACTAGGGCTTTCGCTTGCGATGCTAACGAGGATTGTGCTGCTGCTTTCGCTATTTTGGATCATGAAGCTTACAAAGCCGCTATTTAGCGTATTCGATTTCACGATCACGGGTCGCGATTTGGTGCTGATTTTGGGCGGGCTTTTCCTTATCGGCAAATCCACGCTCGAGATCCACTCAAGCGTCAGCGGCGAGCACGAGGAGCGCTCGGCAAGCAAGGGGCATGCGAGTTTTTGGGTCGTTATCGCCGAGATCGCCGTGCTTGACATCGTCTTTTCGCTCGATAGCGTCATCACCGCGGTGGGCATGGCAAACCACATCGAGATCATGATCCTAGCCGTGATACTTGCCGTGGGCGTGATGATGTTTGCGTCTAAGGGCATTTCAAATTTTGTCGATAACAATCCGACGATCAAAATTCTCGCGCTTGCGTTTTTGATCCTGATCGGCTTTACGCTTGTAGGCGAGGGGCTCGGTATGCACGTACCTAAGGGCTACGTTTACTTTGCGATGGCGTTTTCTCTGGGCGTGGAGCTCATCAACATCTACGCTCGTAAAAAGTCGGCAAAACGCGCGCAAGAGGCTCAAAAGTAAATTTGAGCCTTTAAATTTGCTTTTGGGCGCGCAGGGCGGCAAATTTGACGCTTCGGCTTTTTTGAGGCGTCAAATTTAAACGGGGCGAATTTGAGCGGTAAATTTAAAAAGCAAAGGAACTAGCGTGGACGTAAAAGGCGAATTTTTAGAGATTTTAGATGGACTTAGGAGCCAAAAGCTAGCGGCATTTTCGCAAAAACTCATCAAAAGCCCCGAAATTTTAGGCGTAAAAACTCCCGAACTAAGACGCTTGGCAAAGCAAAATTTCGCTCGGTTAAATTTAGAACAGATCGCAGCTTATGAGCCGTTTTTTCACGAGGAGTTTATGCTAAAGGGCTTTTTGATAATGCTCGTTAAGGACGACGAAGCTAAATTTAAGCTAGCTAGCGAGTTTGTCAAAACGATGCCAAACTGGGCTGTGACGGACGGCTTTGAGCCTAAATTTACCGAGGCGCGCTACGTAGATGCGCTGCTAAAGCAGGCTCTATGCTCAAATTTAGAATACGAAAAGCGATTTTTTTACGTTTATTTTATGCGCAATTTTGGGGCGCTTTCGCTCGAGCGGTTTTTTGAAATTTGCGCTGAGGAAAAGGACGAGCGATACTACGTGCAAATGGCTGCCGCTTGGTGTTTAGCCGAGGTCTTTATCAAATTTAACGGCGCGGGGCGAGAGCTACTGGAGAGCGGGCGACTGAGTAAATTTACCCACAACAAAACGATCTCAAAGATCCGCGACAGCTACCGCGTGCCAAAAGACGTAAAAGACGCGCTTTTGGAGCTCAAAATCAAGTGAATCTCACTAAAGAGCCCGTAAACAAGCTCGTACTGCGCTTAGCTGCACCCGCGGGCGTCGCGATGAGCTTTAACACGCTTTACAATGTTACGGGCGTGTTTTTTGCCGCGCGCATCTCGACGCAGGCGCTGGCGGGCTTTTCGATGAGTTTTTTGCTCTATATCAGCGTCGTTGGCGTGGGGCTTGGCTTTGGCTCGGCACTAACGGCACTTGTGGGCAACGCGCTTGGCGGCGGCAAAGAAAAACTCGCTAAAATTTATGCCGCAAAAGGCGTGTTTTTCGTGCTTCTTTTCGCGTTTTTTATGGGGCTTTCGGGCTTTATTTTTACGCCACATTTGCTTAAAATTTTAGGCGCGAATGAGGAGTTTTTACGCGAAGCCATGGCGTATAACCGCGTGATATTTCTTGCCTCGCCGTTTTTCTTACTCATAAAATCCCTAAACGGCGTGCTGGTAGCTACGGGCGATACGAAGAGCCTGCGAAACTGGCTTTTTGCGGGACTTTTTATAAATTTAGGCTTTTGCTTTTTTTATGTGGATTTTTGCGGGCTGGGTATCGGCGGGATAGCGCTAGCAACGGCTTCGGTGCAGCTTTTAGGCTCGCTATTTTTAGGCGTCAAAGTCGCAAAAACGGGTATGATAAATTTTTTAAATTTACGCTCATTTGCGCCCGAGCTCGCCATCTACCGTAAAATTTTAGCCCAAGCCTTGCCAGCGTGCCTAAACTACCTCTCGATGTCGCTTGGCGGACTCGTGCTCATGCATTTTATCAGCCGCTACGGCACGCATGCGGTCGCAGGCTATGGCCTAGCTCTTCGCATCGAGCAGATCGTAATGCTGCCCACGACTGGCATCGCATCGGCGGTGCTTGGTATCGTATCGCAAAATTTAGGTGCGTGCGAATACGCCAGAGTGCGCGGCTGCTACGCCTATGCGGTCAAATTTTTAACGGTTTACTGTATTTTTGCGGCGGCTTTTTGCCTGGGGCTCGGCGGGATTTTGGTTGGGTTTTTTGACGAGACGCCTGAGGTCGTGAGTGCGGCGAGGAGCTATTTTGCGGTCAATTCGCTGGCTTTTATGGGTTACGCACTCATAAATCTCTCCGGCTCGACGCTTCAAGGCGTAAAAAGACCGGCGGCGGTTTTTGTTTTAAATTTTACCCGTCAGATAGTGCTACAAATAGCGCTCTACTCGCTTGTAGCCGATGTTTTTGGCGGCGAGTTGCAAGATCTTTTTAAGGCGATGTTTTTTAACGTTTGGCTGATCGGGCTAACTTTTTTCTTTTACACCAAATTTGTTCTTAGCCGAATTTGTGCGGGTTAAAGCGAAAATTTTTGCAAATTTTCAATTTTAAGCTTATTTTTCTTGACAAAGAGTATTTTTTTGGCTACAATGCGCCTTTTCAATAAGTAGGCTAAACTCGCAATGCCTCGGGGTGTAGCGCAGGCTGGTTAGCGCATCTGGTTTGGGACCAGAGGGCCGAAGGTTCGAATCCTTTCACCCCGACCATTTGTTAGATGGTGAGTGTAGCTCAGTCGGTTAGAGCATCAGATTGTGGTCCTGAGGGTCGTGGGTTCGATTCCCATCACTCACCCCACTTGGGCGCTCGTAGCTCAATTGGATAGAGCGACAGACTTCGGATCTGTAGGTTATGGGTTCGACTCCTATCGGGCGCGCCACTTTGTTTTTATGCGCTCATAGCTCAGCTGGATAGAGCAACGGCCTTCTAAGCCGTAGGCCTCAGGTTCGAATCCTGATGGGCGTACCATTTTATTATTGTTGTGCGGATGTGGTGAAATTGGCAGACACGCCAGACTTAGGATCTGGTGCCCCACGGCGTGAAGGTTCAAGTCCTTTCATCCGCACCATCCAAAACTCCTTAAAACACGACATCTCAAGACTTAAGCTTTCAAAAGGTAACCCAAAATTCTGTTTTTATTTTTAACTTTGTTTCTCTCGGATTTATTTAATATTCTAGAGCATCCTATATTGGCCTATTTTATCACTAGAGGTTTTGCTTTGACAGGTCGCCTGAATACTATTTTGTAATTATGTCTATGGTGCTCAGGCGTTGCAAAGTATAACGCTTAATTCTAGCAATATTTAAGAGCACCAAAAATAAACTATAGTATAATCACGGTAAATAAAAAATATATCGAGGGGCTAAAAAGGTAGAAGTAGGTTTTAATAACTTTAAGGCATTTGGAGAAAATTTGCAGAAATTTTCATATAAGCCGATAGCTTTAGTATATGGCCCCAATAGCTCTGGGAAATCAAGTTTTTTGTACGCTATGTTTTATAGAGAACACCTTTAAGACGACGGAGATACAAATCTTAAAAGGTCAAATTTTGCCGGAGACGAGCTGGACTTGGGCTGTCTTGAAAATTTTTATCCACAAACACGATACCAATAGGACAGTAATATCATATGCGTATGAATTTGCGGGCGGCAAAGGAGACTATACTATATACGGCGAAGAAGGCAAGAATATAATGGATCGATACGAGATTTACCGCATAGTCCATAAAAATAAATATGTCACATAGGAGCAAATTTGCGTCTAAAGTACTTTTATATAATAGTTTTTCTAATCTGGCTCTGTATATTTATTGCCTTGCTACCTGCATATAGAATTTCGGCAATCTTAGAAGCGCTTGATTTTAGCGATAAAAACCTGACGCAAAGAGAGCTCGTAGAGCTAAATTTAAAAGATTACCTAAAAAAGATTCACTACTTAGATAATTATCCGCAAATAGATTTTGGCAAGATGGCAGATATTCACTTAGACAAAAACGGCTATGAGAGAGTAAGATTTTCATGATGCAACGGTGATAAATATCCTGATGACAGATGCGAATTTTGGAAGCTGGATAAAAGGCTAAATTTCGATTATCTTATGAATCTGGGCTCCAAAATTTGCAAAGACGGCAAACCTATACAAAACGCCGAAGAAATCGTAGAAAACGACGAGGTTTTAAAACTACGGCTCTTTTATCCTTGGGAGCAAAAGCATTTGATTGACGAATATGGAAATTTTATAGAGAATTTTATATATATGAGGTTTGGAGATGGCGCCAACCACTCATTCGACCTATTTACTGATTTTGTATTTATAAGTAAAATGACATACAATTACCAATTATGCACGAAACAAAAACTAAAAAATTTGACATAATTACTCCAGAAAACAGATGTTATAGTAGGCTTTTAAACTCTATATTTAGGGATATATTTTATCAACAAAAAAGAGTATATACCCGTTTTGCTATAACTATAAAAAGATAATTGATGAAAATATAGATTGCGATAGAGAATATATATTTTCTTTCATTTCAATATACGACAAGGGGAACAATCTCGATTATAAAACGATATTTTATAATAAAAATTTATACGATTATAAACATGAGACGGACATACTTTTCAATCAATACCAAAATTTAAAGAATCAAAAAAAACAAGATAAATTTTAACTCGCAAGGAGAAGTAATTAAGCTAGATATTAATTTAGGCTCAAAATTTGACTAATTTTATGCCGTTGGGCGCCATCTATTTTAGATGCAAATATGATATAGATTAATATAATTTAAAATATTTTGCTATAAAATTTTCATAAAATTTAACTACTTGCATAGCCGAAAGGAGATTGCTGCAGGTTAAATTTTAAGCGACATCCTAGATCAAATTTATAAAAATTTGGGCGACGAAATAAAAAATTTAAACGTGCAGCGCGTTGTGGTAGGGCTGTTTTTCACGGGCGTAAAGCTAAGCAATGGCGTTTGCGGCGTGAGCTTCACCCCACTAAAGTCCTTTCCGCAGGCCGTTTGCTGTCCGTCGCAAACCGCGGTAATGCCAAATTCCGGCAACATCTGCGGCAAAAACGTAAAAACGCTTTTAAAGGATTAATTAGCGGCAGGCCTTTTAAAAGCCCATGACTGTAGCCTGTTCTAAATCGTGCTTTTGCAGACGTGTTATGAGCGCTCTGGTAGTCCTATGTGACTAAATTTAAGGCCGATCCTTTTGACGAGCTAGCTATCAAGCGCAGCTCGTTTAGCGTGATCGTGGGTGCACTGGTGCCTTATATCAAATTTATAATGAAAGCAGCCTGGATTTTTACATTTTGGAGCTTGATAAGAGCGCGCTAAAAGTCGATGATCTCAAGTGCTTTTACCGCAAGAAGAGGCTGTGGACGCGATCGGGGCGGCCGACAATCTCAGCATAACCGTCGTCACGCTACTAAACGACACGCTGGAGGAGATATTGAGTCTAAAAAAGAGCGGTGCCGACGTCATCGTCGTAGGTCCAACCGTTTTGATGTCGCCTAAAGCGCTTTTTGATAGAGGCGTGAGCTGTGCGGGCGGCATTTATACTACGCGCGTGGGCGATTTTTTAGACGTGATTGTGCAGGCCGGTTTGGAGTATCGTTTTTCGGCAAATTTACGGAAAAATTTGTAATGAGTTGCGAGAGTCCGGCTTCTAAAATTTGGAAAATTAACGATCAAAATGCATAAAACCAAATTTGGCTAAATTTGCAGTTTGGTGAGTGATTTTGTTTAATGTAAAATCACCGGCTTGATATTAAATTTAAAACGAAAGTAGATAAAAATCGATTCTAAATTTATTCAAATTTATAAGAGCTTCGTCAAATCCAAAAAAGGGCCGAGCAAACCGCCCGACCCAAATTTATGCTAGCAAATTTTAATAAAACGAACTAACCTTGCCCGTCAAATTTATCATGATATTTTTCATCTGAGTGTAGTGCTCGAGGATGACTTTGTGCGTTTCGCGGCCGATGCCAGAGCTCTTGTAGCCGCCAAACGGGCTGCCCGCCGGGATCTGGTTGTAGCAGTTTATCCACACGCGGCCCGTCTCCATCGCGCGAGCGGTGCGGATAGCGCGAGTGATGTCCTGTGTGAAGACGCCGCCGCCTAGGCCGTATTCGCTGTCGTTTACCATCTTTATCAGCTCATCCTCGTTTTTAAATTTGATCACGACGCCCACAGGGCCGAAAATCTCCTCTCTGGCTACACGCATATCGTTGCTCACGTCCACTAGCAGCGTCGGCTCGACGAAG encodes the following:
- a CDS encoding TerC family protein, translated to MFDWIFSPEAWLSLVTLTGLEIVLGIDNIIFIAILVGKLPPEQRDKGRILGLSLAMLTRIVLLLSLFWIMKLTKPLFSVFDFTITGRDLVLILGGLFLIGKSTLEIHSSVSGEHEERSASKGHASFWVVIAEIAVLDIVFSLDSVITAVGMANHIEIMILAVILAVGVMMFASKGISNFVDNNPTIKILALAFLILIGFTLVGEGLGMHVPKGYVYFAMAFSLGVELINIYARKKSAKRAQEAQK
- a CDS encoding DNA alkylation repair protein produces the protein MDVKGEFLEILDGLRSQKLAAFSQKLIKSPEILGVKTPELRRLAKQNFARLNLEQIAAYEPFFHEEFMLKGFLIMLVKDDEAKFKLASEFVKTMPNWAVTDGFEPKFTEARYVDALLKQALCSNLEYEKRFFYVYFMRNFGALSLERFFEICAEEKDERYYVQMAAAWCLAEVFIKFNGAGRELLESGRLSKFTHNKTISKIRDSYRVPKDVKDALLELKIK
- a CDS encoding MATE family efflux transporter, yielding MNLTKEPVNKLVLRLAAPAGVAMSFNTLYNVTGVFFAARISTQALAGFSMSFLLYISVVGVGLGFGSALTALVGNALGGGKEKLAKIYAAKGVFFVLLFAFFMGLSGFIFTPHLLKILGANEEFLREAMAYNRVIFLASPFFLLIKSLNGVLVATGDTKSLRNWLFAGLFINLGFCFFYVDFCGLGIGGIALATASVQLLGSLFLGVKVAKTGMINFLNLRSFAPELAIYRKILAQALPACLNYLSMSLGGLVLMHFISRYGTHAVAGYGLALRIEQIVMLPTTGIASAVLGIVSQNLGACEYARVRGCYAYAVKFLTVYCIFAAAFCLGLGGILVGFFDETPEVVSAARSYFAVNSLAFMGYALINLSGSTLQGVKRPAAVFVLNFTRQIVLQIALYSLVADVFGGELQDLFKAMFFNVWLIGLTFFFYTKFVLSRICAG
- a CDS encoding DUF4213 domain-containing protein, coding for MGDEIKNLNVQRVVVGLFFTGVKLSNGVCGVSFTPLKSFPQAVCCPSQTAVMPNSGNICGKNVKTLLKD
- a CDS encoding Rossmann-like domain-containing protein; translated protein: MDAIGAADNLSITVVTLLNDTLEEILSLKKSGADVIVVGPTVLMSPKALFDRGVSCAGGIYTTRVGDFLDVIVQAGLEYRFSANLRKNL